GGGCTTTAGTGCTTTGTTTGCCCAGGCTCTCAATGGCATCTTCTTTATCTTTGTGGGTTGGTTTGTGTTCAACAGCGCCACGGTGCATCTTCAATATGGCCGATTGCAACAAGCATTGCTGGAAATTGATGCAGAATCAGCCATGACCCGCGATTTTCGGATTGTGGATGCGGATATGTCTTTGCGTCGGTTTGCGGATGATTTTTTATTGATGCAGGAAAAAGACAAACAACCGATCTTTTTTGCGGCCTCAGATGGGCGCGATCGCGGCATGGTGAATGCGGATGAGTTGCGCTATATTGAGCGCGAGCGATGGGAACAGGAAGATCTGCATAGCATTGTCAAACCGCTCCAGTCCTTGGATGTGGTCGATCTAAGCACCAAAATCCCCAGGGTGATCGACATGCTAGAGCAAAAAGAATTGCCTTATGTGACGGTTTTGTCTCCGGCGGGCTCGGTCACTGGCATCGTCGATCGTGGTGATGTAATTCGGGCATTGGCTCGGCGCTTGAATTGGCGCATTCCGGAGGCTTATATTAAACGGATCAAGGCAGAGGGGAAATTTCCGCCAGAATTAAAACTAACTGAAATCACTTCTCAGCTCTAGTTTTGGTGGGGATTTTTAGGGGCAAAGTTTTTAGCTGCTGTGGAAATCACCGGTGGAATGGTCTGCTGGCGATCTAGTTTGCTTAAAACTTGAGGAACTTCCCAGGCATAAGGACTCAAACCACCTGGCCAAAAAGTGGTGTTGCCATCATTCATATAAACAACCGGATAGCGATCGGTATGGTGATCGTGGTTGTGGGGCAGAAAAACATGAACTTTACGCGGCAGATCCTGGCCAGGATCAAGCTGCAAGTTGTCATAGGTATGAAAATAACCACAGTCATGCCCTTCGTCACGTTGCCAAGCGGTTTGACCATGGTGATGAATTTGGATCGCCATAACTACATCAAGAGCCTGAATTTATATGGGCAAATATAACAAAACCCATAGATTGAATGAACTTGAGCATACAACCAATCTATGGACTTGAGGCTTGTGTTAGGCGACAATTACCTTGGCGTCTGGATGACGATTACTTGGCATAAAAAGATGATCGCCAGCAAGGATATGAGATCGCAAGTGGAGGTAGGCGTCAACTAGAAAAAAAGAGATCAAAACGGGAAAAAAGAAAGACACTAAAGACGTTCAAACAGGAAAGTGGAACGTCAGCAGTGTCAGGTCAATATATAAAACAATATCAAGTGCAAGTGTACAAGAAAGCACGAGAGGTCGGCTGCAATCAAAATGAGTCAGCCGAGATTGCCGGCATATCAGTCCGTAGCGGCAGCCGTATTGAGCAAGGCAAACACCAGCCCAAGAGTAAAGGTGAGCGAGATTGGCGCACCCGCCGAGATCCGCTATCAGGAGTGTGGGAGGAAGAGCTAGAGCCAATGCTTCGACGTGAGCCTCGTCTAGAGGCGATGACATTGTATGAATATCTAGCCGAGCATTATCCAGGCCAATATGAGCAACAATTGCGTACCTTACAAAGGCGAGTGCAGGTATGGAAAAGTATCCATGGCAAACCGCAGGAGGTAATGTTTGAGATCCGCCATCAGCCCGGCGAAATGGGTCTATCAGATTTTACCGAGCTCAAACAGGTGGAAGTTACCATCAAAGGGAAACAATATGAGCACCTGCTGTACCACTACCGTCTGGCCTACAGTGGCTGGCAATATGTGCAGGTAATCGAGGGTGGCGAGAGCTTTATCGGCTTGTCTGAAGGATTACAGAATGCGCTGCATGCCTGTGGTGGTGTACCAAAGCAGCATCGCACCGATAATTTGAGTGCTGCCTATCGGAATATGGCGGGCAAACGGCATAAACCACTAACCCAATTCTATGCCGAGCTATGTGAACACTATGGCATGAGTCCAAGTCGCAATAACCCAGGCGTGGCTCATGAAAATGGCTCCATCGAATCTCCCCATGGACATTTCAAGCGCCGGTTGCGCCAAGCTCTGTATTTGCGTGGCAGCTTTGAGTTTGAGTCAGTGAGTGCATATCAAGAATTTATCGAGCAGGTGGTTGCCAAGCTCAATTGTAAATGCAGCGCCAAGTTTGCCGAGGAAAAAGTAACCCTACAACCACTACCGAGATATCGCTGTGCCGATTACGAAGAATTGACGGTGCGGGTGACCTGCCACAGCACCATTTCGGTGCGCTGCATTCTTTACACGGTGCCATCAAGACTGATTGGCAGGCAGCTGAATATTCATATCTATCACAACCGCCTGGTCGGTTATTTGGGGCAGCAACAAGTGGTGGAACTACCCCGTTTGCGAGTACATGGGTCAGCCAAAATCCGCCGTGCTCGCTGTATTAACTACCGCCATGTAATTGATAGCCTCAGGCGTAAACCCCGTGCCTTTATTTACTGCACCTGGCAGCAAGACCTATTGCCTAATCAACAATGGCGGCAGCTGTGGCAGAGGTTACAGGCTGATTTTGAAATCGATAATGCAGCGCGCATCATGGTTGAAGCCCTCTATATTGCTGCCAAGCACGATAGAGAAACTACAGTGGCCGACTATCTTGAAACCCAACTGCAGCAGGGCACTCTCAGCCTGAAGGCTCTACAGCAACAGTTCCTACTACCCCAGCAGCAATTGAGCGTACCTCAACTAAACGTACAACAACATTCGCTTTCAGCCTATGACCAACTCCTCGAAACCAAACCCGAACAATACTCTGAGCCTGATACTCAAACAGCTACGACTCTCGCACATGCTCCAACATTGGCAGACTATCGAGCAGAAGGCCACCCAACAGCATTGGGCTTACGACCGGTTCTTGCTCGCTCTGTGCGAATTGGAACTGGATTATCGCCAACAGAATCGGATCAAACGAGCTCTCGCTGAGGCTAAATTACCTACTGGTAAAAGCTTTACCTCTTTCGATTTTGAACATTGCCCTAGTTTCAAATCAGCGCCACTGATCCAACTGGCACAAGATACGGCCTGGTTGGATAGGGCCGAAAACTGCTTGCTATTTGGACCTTCCGGGGTCGGTAAAACTCATCTTGCTGCTGCGCTCGGGCGCTCGATGATTGAAATGGGCAAACGGGTTAAGTTCTTCTCGGCCTATGCTTTGCTACAACATCTACAGCAAGCCAAACTACAACTTCAGCTTGCCTCTATCCTTGCCAAACTTGACCGCTTTGATTTACTCATTATTGATGATCTTGGCTATGTCAAAAAATCTGAGGCTGAAACTTCCGTCCTGTTTGAGCTGATTGCTCATCGTTATGAACGCAAAAGCCTCATCATTACTGCTAATCAGCCTTTCTCGCAATGGGATCACATCTTTGCCGATGACATGATGACTGTTGCTGCCGTTGACCGCCTCATTCATCATGCTCTCATTGTTGAAATTCATGCTGATAGTTTCCGTAAAC
The sequence above is a segment of the Pseudanabaena sp. PCC 7367 genome. Coding sequences within it:
- the istA gene encoding IS21 family transposase, which translates into the protein MSGQYIKQYQVQVYKKAREVGCNQNESAEIAGISVRSGSRIEQGKHQPKSKGERDWRTRRDPLSGVWEEELEPMLRREPRLEAMTLYEYLAEHYPGQYEQQLRTLQRRVQVWKSIHGKPQEVMFEIRHQPGEMGLSDFTELKQVEVTIKGKQYEHLLYHYRLAYSGWQYVQVIEGGESFIGLSEGLQNALHACGGVPKQHRTDNLSAAYRNMAGKRHKPLTQFYAELCEHYGMSPSRNNPGVAHENGSIESPHGHFKRRLRQALYLRGSFEFESVSAYQEFIEQVVAKLNCKCSAKFAEEKVTLQPLPRYRCADYEELTVRVTCHSTISVRCILYTVPSRLIGRQLNIHIYHNRLVGYLGQQQVVELPRLRVHGSAKIRRARCINYRHVIDSLRRKPRAFIYCTWQQDLLPNQQWRQLWQRLQADFEIDNAARIMVEALYIAAKHDRETTVADYLETQLQQGTLSLKALQQQFLLPQQQLSVPQLNVQQHSLSAYDQLLETKPEQYSEPDTQTATTLAHAPTLADYRAEGHPTALGLRPVLARSVRIGTGLSPTESDQTSSR
- the istB gene encoding IS21-like element helper ATPase IstB; translated protein: MEQKATQQHWAYDRFLLALCELELDYRQQNRIKRALAEAKLPTGKSFTSFDFEHCPSFKSAPLIQLAQDTAWLDRAENCLLFGPSGVGKTHLAAALGRSMIEMGKRVKFFSAYALLQHLQQAKLQLQLASILAKLDRFDLLIIDDLGYVKKSEAETSVLFELIAHRYERKSLIITANQPFSQWDHIFADDMMTVAAVDRLIHHALIVEIHADSFRKRNAVERSQK